The following proteins come from a genomic window of Fibrobacter sp.:
- the rplL gene encoding 50S ribosomal protein L7/L12, producing MATDIKALGDQIVGLTLLEAKALADYLKETHGIEAAGGVVMAAPAAGAGAAAEEKTEFDVILAEVDPAKKMAVLKEVRAITGLGLAEAKKVVETANSVIKEAAPKADAEALKKKLEELGAKVTLK from the coding sequence ATGGCAACTGATATCAAGGCATTGGGCGATCAAATCGTTGGTCTTACCCTTCTCGAAGCCAAGGCTTTGGCTGACTACCTCAAGGAAACTCACGGCATTGAAGCCGCTGGTGGCGTCGTAATGGCTGCCCCGGCCGCTGGCGCTGGCGCCGCTGCCGAAGAAAAGACCGAATTCGACGTTATCCTCGCCGAAGTCGATCCGGCCAAGAAGATGGCTGTCCTCAAGGAAGTCCGCGCGATCACCGGTCTCGGCCTCGCCGAAGCCAAGAAGGTCGTTGAGACTGCCAACAGCGTCATTAAGGAAGCCGCCCCGAAGGCTGACGCTGAAGCGCTCAAGAAGAAACTCGAAGAACTCGGAGCAAAGGTTACCCTTAAGTAA
- the rplJ gene encoding 50S ribosomal protein L10, with amino-acid sequence MKAVVKKQQTVDALVESFKDATAVYLLNYQGITVEKDNALRKALASKGVKYHAVKNTLLKRVLAALKVEGLDDLLTGATSVMVGFEEDPLLPAREIEAFHKANPDFLVAKSVYLDGKPMPGSEVVNLAKIPDRKGMIAQIVAIALGPGGTIAGQIKALQEKLEKESGSEAAAPEAAAAPEA; translated from the coding sequence ATGAAAGCTGTAGTTAAAAAACAACAGACCGTGGACGCCCTCGTTGAATCCTTCAAGGATGCTACCGCCGTCTACCTGCTCAATTACCAGGGCATCACTGTCGAAAAGGACAACGCCCTCCGTAAGGCTCTCGCTTCCAAGGGTGTCAAGTACCACGCTGTGAAGAACACTCTTCTCAAGCGTGTGCTCGCCGCGCTCAAGGTGGAAGGTCTCGACGATTTGCTGACCGGAGCTACCTCCGTCATGGTCGGCTTCGAAGAAGATCCGCTTCTGCCCGCTCGCGAAATTGAAGCGTTCCACAAAGCTAACCCTGATTTCTTGGTCGCCAAGAGCGTCTACCTCGATGGTAAGCCGATGCCTGGCTCCGAAGTCGTGAACCTCGCTAAGATCCCGGATCGCAAGGGCATGATCGCTCAGATCGTCGCCATCGCTCTCGGACCTGGTGGCACGATCGCCGGTCAAATCAAGGCTCTCCAGGAAAAGCTGGAAAAAGAATCAGGTTCCGAAGCCGCAGCCCCTGAAGCTGCCGCTGCCCCGGAAGCTTAA
- the rplA gene encoding 50S ribosomal protein L1 encodes MFRGKKYKKIAESFDRNQAYDLKAAIEILKKSELKFDQTVEIHFNLGVDPKHSDQVVRGTVVLPHGTGRSVRVLVFCKDNNLEVAKNAGADYAGGADLVQKIQEGWLDFDAVVATPDMMPVISKVARVLGPRGMMPSPKAGTVTVNVAQTVKELKAGKISYRVDKGANVHAPVGKLSFTVDQLVENTKSVIDSVVKNKPQSSKGTYIKSLTLTATMAPGIKLDMALTR; translated from the coding sequence ATGTTCAGAGGAAAAAAATACAAAAAGATTGCTGAATCTTTTGATCGTAATCAAGCCTACGATCTGAAGGCGGCAATCGAAATACTCAAAAAGTCCGAATTGAAGTTCGACCAGACGGTCGAAATCCACTTCAATCTCGGTGTGGACCCAAAACATTCCGACCAAGTGGTTCGTGGCACTGTCGTGCTTCCGCATGGTACCGGTCGTTCGGTCCGCGTTCTCGTTTTCTGCAAGGACAACAACCTTGAAGTTGCAAAAAACGCTGGCGCAGACTACGCGGGTGGTGCTGACTTGGTTCAGAAGATTCAGGAAGGCTGGCTGGACTTTGACGCCGTCGTTGCTACTCCCGACATGATGCCGGTGATTAGTAAGGTGGCCCGTGTCCTCGGTCCTCGCGGTATGATGCCGAGCCCCAAGGCTGGTACGGTGACGGTCAACGTCGCTCAGACAGTCAAGGAACTCAAGGCCGGTAAGATCTCGTACCGTGTTGACAAGGGCGCTAACGTTCACGCTCCTGTTGGCAAGCTCTCCTTCACCGTCGACCAGCTGGTTGAAAACACCAAGTCCGTGATCGACTCTGTCGTGAAGAACAAGCCTCAATCTTCTAAGGGCACTTACATCAAGAGCCTCACTCTGACGGCTACGATGGCCCCGGGCATCAAACTTGATATGGCACTGACACGATAG
- the rplK gene encoding 50S ribosomal protein L11, producing the protein MAKKITGYIKLQIPAGAANPAPPVGPALGQKGVNIMEFCKQFNAKTQNDKGMIVPVVITVYADKSFTFITKVSPVPALIKKAVGIESGSGEPNRKKVGKITKAQVQEIAQKKMPDLNTIDLEAAMRMVAGTARSMGIDVVD; encoded by the coding sequence GTGGCAAAGAAAATCACAGGTTACATTAAGCTCCAGATTCCCGCAGGCGCTGCCAACCCGGCTCCTCCGGTAGGTCCTGCCCTTGGTCAGAAGGGTGTGAACATCATGGAGTTCTGCAAGCAGTTCAACGCTAAGACTCAGAATGACAAGGGCATGATCGTGCCGGTCGTCATCACGGTCTACGCTGACAAGAGCTTTACCTTCATCACGAAGGTGTCGCCGGTTCCGGCCCTCATCAAGAAGGCCGTCGGCATTGAGAGTGGTTCTGGTGAACCCAACCGCAAGAAGGTTGGCAAGATCACCAAGGCCCAGGTTCAGGAAATCGCCCAAAAGAAGATGCCTGACCTAAATACAATCGACCTCGAAGCCGCCATGCGCATGGTTGCGGGCACTGCTCGTTCCATGGGTATTGATGTGGTTGACTGA